From Halichoerus grypus chromosome 6, mHalGry1.hap1.1, whole genome shotgun sequence, one genomic window encodes:
- the CASKIN1 gene encoding caskin-1 isoform X3 has translation MQNAAGQWEHAEQDGGRARQRDRRRAVWGRHGTSDSLRELLGSTKKINVNFQDADGFSALHHAALNGNTELITLLLEAQAAVDIKDNKGMRPLHYAAWQGRKEPMKLVLKAGSAVNIPSDEGHIPLHLAAQHGHYDVSEMLLQHQSNPCMVDNSGKTPLDLACEFGRVGVVQLLLSSNMCAALLEPRPGDTTDPNGTSPLHLAAKNGHIDIIRLLLQAGIDINRQTKAGTALHEAALCGKTEVVRLLLDSGINAHVRNTYSQTALDIVHQFTTSQASKEIKQLLREASAALQVRATKDYCNNYDLTSLNVKAGDIITVLEQHPDGRWKGCIHDNRTGNDRVGYFPSSLGEAIVKRAGSRAGAEPSPSQAGGSSGPSAPPEEIWVLRKPFAGGDRSGSVSGVAGARGSGGHTLHAGSEGVKLLATVLSQKSVSESSPGDSPVKPPEGSTGAARAQPPAAHAGQVYGEQLPRKLEPASEGKANLAVWLSMIGLAQYYKVLVDNGYENIDFITDITWEDLQEIGITKLGHQKKLMLAVRKLAELQKAEYAKYEGGPLRRKAPQSLEVMAIESPTPPEPAPAECLSPKMTTFQDSELSGELQAALTGPAEGAAAATTAEKPSNHLPPTPRASIRQEPSLGGQARHMSSSQELLGDGPPGPSSPMSRSQEYLLDEGPAPGTPPKETRPSRHGHSVKRASVPPVPGKPRQVLPPGAGHFTPPQTPTKAQPGSPQALGGPHGPTPATAKVKPTPQLLPPTERPMSPRSLPQSPTHRGFAYVLPQPVESDAGPAAPGPAPAAAPPPVPTLCLPPEADVEPGRPKKRAHSLNRYAASDSEPERDELLVPAAAGPYATVQRRVGRSHSVRAPAGTDKNVNRSQSFAVRPRKKGPPPPPPKRSSSAMASANLADESVPDAETEGAGTEEGRLGVRAQRRRASDLAGSVDTGSAGSVKSIAAMLELSSIGGGGRVARRPPEGHPTPRPASPEPGRVATVLASVKHKEAIGPDGEVVNRRRTLSGPVTGLLATARRGPGESGGPADHGHFVEDGATRQRSRGPAKGEASAEGPPLARVEASATLKRRIRAKQSQQENVKFILTESDTVKRRPKAKEREAGPEPPPPLSVYQNGTGTVRRRPTSEQAGPPELPPPPPPAEPPPSDLLHLPPLPLPDTDTRKPAKPPVSPKPVLAQPVPKIQGSPTPASKKVPLPGPGSPEVKRAHGTPPPVSPKPPPPPTAPKPAKAAAGLQSGSASPSPAPSPARQPPAALTKPASTPPSLSASPAKPPSPGAPALHVPAKPPRAAAAAAAAGPPAAPDGASPGDSARQKLEETSACLAAALQAVEEKIRQEDAQGARPSSAEEKSAGSILDDIGSMFDDLADQLDAMLE, from the exons AGCTCCTGGGCTCCACCAAGAAGATCAATGTCAACTTTCAGGACGCCGATGG CTTCTCTGCCCTGCACCACGCGGCCCTGAATGGCAACACGGAACTGATCACCCTGCTGCTGGAGGCCCAGGCTGCTGTGGACATCAAGGACAACAAAG GCATGCGGCCGCTGCACTACGCGGCCTGGCAGGGCCGGAAGGAGCCCATGAAGCTGGTGCTGAAGGCGGGCTCAGCGGTGAACATCCCATCCGACGAGGGCCACATCCCTCTGCACCTGGCAGCCCAGCATGGTCACTATGATGTG TCCGAGATGCTGCTGCAGCACCAGTCCAACCCGTGCATGGTGGACAACTCGGGGAAGACGCCCCTGGACCTGGCCTGTGAGTTCGGCCGCGTTGGG GTGGTCCAGTTGCTCCTGAGTAGCAACATGTGTGCGGCCTTGCTGGAGCCCCGGCCGGGGGATACCACCGACCCCAATGGCACCAGCCCCTTGCACCTGGCAGCCAAGAATGGCCACATTGACATCATCAG ACTCCTTCTCCAAGCCGGCATTGACATTAACCGCCAGACCAAGGCCGGCACAGCCCTGCACGAGGCCGCACTCTGTGGGAAGACGGAAGTGGTGCGGCTACTGCTGGAT AGTGGGATTAATGCCCACGTGAGGAACACCTACAGCCAGACAGCCCTGGACATCGTGCACCAGTTCACCACATCCCAGGCCAGCAAGGAGATCAAGCAACTGCTGCGAG AGGCCTCAGCGGCCCTGCAGGTCCGGGCAACCAAGGATTATTGCAACAATTACGACCTGACCAGCCTCAACGTGAAAGCTGGGGACATCATCACG GTCCTCGAGCAGCATCCGGATGGCCGGTGGAAGGGCTGTATCCATGACAACCGGACAGGCAATGACCGGGTGGGCTACTTTCCATCCTCCCTGGGCGAGGCCATTGTGAAGCGAGCAG GTTCTCGAGCAGGTGCCGAACCAAGCCCATCGCAGGCGGGCGGCTCATCAGGGCCCTCCGCGCCCCCCGAGGAGATCTGGGTGCTGAGGAAGCCTTTTGCAG GTGGGGATCGCAGCGGCAGCGTGAGCGGCGTGGCCGGTGCAAGAGGCAGTGGGGGCCACACCCTGCATGCAGGCTCCGAAGGGGTCAAG CTCCTGGCAACAGTGCTCTCCCAGAAGTCCGTCTCCGAGTCCAGCCCCGGGGACAGCCCTGTCAAGCCTCCAGAGGGCTCCACAG GTGCAGCCCGGGCCCAGCCTCCAGCGGCCCATGCTGGGCAGGTGTATGGGGAACAGTTGCCCAGGAAGCTGGAGCCGGCATCGGAGGGCAAG GCGAACCTGGCGGTGTGGCTGTCCATGATCGGCCTGGCCCAGTACTACAAGGTGCTGGTGGACAACGGCTACGAGAACATCGACTTCATCACCGACATCACCTGGGAGGACCTGCAGGAGATCGGCATCACTAAGCTGG GACACCAGAAGAAGCTGATGCTGGCGGTGAGGAAACTGGCGGAGCTGCAGAAGGCAGAGTATGCCAAGTACGAGGGGGGACCCCTGCGCCGGAAGGCCCCACAGTCACTCGAAGTGATGGCCATTGAGTCGCCAACCCCGCCTGAGCCAGCCCCCGCTGAGTGCCTGTCTCCTAAGATGACCACCTTCCAGGACAGCGAGCTCAGTGGCGAGCTGCAGGCTGCCTTGACTGGCCCAGCAGAGGGGGCCGCCGCTGCCACCACTGCCGAGAAGCCCTCCAACCACCTGCCCCCGACGCCAAGGGCCTCCATACGGCAGGAGCCCAGCCTGGGTGGACAGGCTCGGCACATGAGCAGCTCTCAGGAGCTGCTGGGTGATGGGCCCCCCGGGCCTAGCAGCCCGATGTCACGAAGCCAGGAGTACCTGCTGGATGAGGGGCCGGCCCCCGGCACCCCACCCAAGGAGACCCGGCCCAGCCGCCACGGCCACAGTGTCAAGCGGGCCAGTGTGCCCCCAGTGCCGGGCAAACCGCGGCAGGTCCTTCCACCAGGTGCCGGCCACTTCACACCCCCTCAGACGCCCACTAAagcccagccaggctcccctcagGCCCTGGGGGGGCCTCATGGtcccaccccagccacagccaAGGTGAAGCCCACCCCACAGCTGCTGCCACCAACAGAGCGACCCATGTCACCCCGTTCGCTGCCTCAGTCACCCACGCACCGTGGCTTTGCCTACGTGCTACCCCAGCCCGTGGAGAGCGATGCAGGGCCAGCTGCCCCCGGGCCTGCACCTGCGGCCGCGCCCCCGCCCGTGCCCACGCTGTGCCTGCCTCCGGAGGCCGACGTGGAGCCAGGGCGGCCCAAGAAGCGAGCCCACAGCCTGAATCGCTATGCAGCGTCCGACAGTGAGCCAGAGCGGGACGAGCTGTTGGTGCCAGCTGCCGCGGGGCCCTATGCCACCGTCCAGCGGCGTGTGGGCCGGAGCCACTCGGTGCGAGCGCCTGCCGGCACCGACAAGAATGTCAACCGCAGCCAGTCCTTTGCCGTGCGGCCCCGAAAGAAGgggccacccccgcccccgcccaagCGCTCCAGCTCCGCCATGGCCAGCGCCAACCTGGCCGACGAGTCGGTGCCAGATGCTGAGACGGAGGGGGCTGGGACCGAGGAGGGCCGGCTGGGGGTGCGGGCACAGCGCCGGCGGGCTAGTGACCTGGCCGGCAGCGTGGACACAGGCAGCGCCGGCAGTGTGAAGAGCATCGCAGCCATGCTAGAGCTGTCGTCCATCGGGGGCGGGGGCCGAGTGGCTCGCAGGCCCCCAGAGGGCCACCCCACGCCTCGCCCTGCCAGCCCAGAGCCAGGCCGGGTAGCCACAGTTTTGGCCTCAGTGAAGCACAAGGAAGCCATCGGGCCTGACGGTGAGGTGGTGAACCGGCGCCGCACACTCAGCGGGCCGGTCACGGGACTTCTGGCCACTGCCCGCCGGGGGCCTGGGGAGTCAGGGGGGCCTGCAGATCATGGCCACTTTGTGGAGGATGGTGCCACCCGGCAGCGATCTCGAGGTCCAGCCAAGGGTGAGGCAAGTGCGGAGGGCCCGCCCCTGGCCAGGGTGGAGGCCAGTGCCACGCTCAAAAGGCGCATCCGAGCCAAGCAGAGCCAGCAGGAGAACGTCAAGTTCATCCTGACTGAGTCTGACACGGTCAAGCGCCGGCCCAAGGCCAAGGAGCGGGAAGCAGGTCCCGAGCCACCACCGCCACTGTCTGTGTACCAGAACGGCACGGGCACCGTGCGCCGCAGACCCACCTCTGAGCAGGCTGGGCCCCCagaactgccccccccacccccacctgcagaACCCCCACCCTCTGACCTGCTGCACCttccccccctgcccctgccGGACACCGATACCCGGAAGCCAGCCAAGCCGCCAGTCTCTCCCAAGCCCGTGCTGGCTCAGCCTGTGCCCAAGATCCAGGGCTCACCCACGCCTGCCTCCAAGAAGGTGCCACTGCCAGGTCCTGGCAGCCCAG AGGTGAAGCGCGCCCACGGCACGCCGCCGCCCGTGTCTCCcaagccgccgccgccgcccacgGCGCCCAAGCCGGCCAAGGCCGCGGCGGGGCTGCAGTCGGGCAGTGCCAGCCCGTCCCCCGCGCCCTCGCCGGCTCGCCAGCCGCCCGCCGCCCTCACCAAGCCGGCCAGCACGCCGCCCTCGCTAAGCGCCAGCCCCGCCAAGCCCCCGTCCCCCGGCGCGCCCGCGCTGCACGTGCCCGCCAAGCCGCCGCgcgcagccgcagccgcagccgcagccgggCCCCCTGCCGCGCCCGACGGCGCCTCGCCGGGAGACAGCGCCaggcagaagctggaggagaCTAGCGCGTGCCTGGCGGCGGCGCTGCAAGCCGTAGAAGAAAAGATCCGGCAGGAGGACGCGCAGGGCGCACG cccctcgTCCGCGGAGGAGAAGAGCGCCGGCAGCATACTGGACGACATCGGCAGCATGTTCGACGACCTGGCGGACCAGCTGGACGCCATGCTGGAGTGA
- the CASKIN1 gene encoding caskin-1 isoform X2 gives MGKEQELVQAVKAEDVGTAQRLLQRPRPGKAKLLGSTKKINVNFQDADGFSALHHAALNGNTELITLLLEAQAAVDIKDNKGMRPLHYAAWQGRKEPMKLVLKAGSAVNIPSDEGHIPLHLAAQHGHYDVSEMLLQHQSNPCMVDNSGKTPLDLACEFGRVGVVQLLLSSNMCAALLEPRPGDTTDPNGTSPLHLAAKNGHIDIIRLLLQAGIDINRQTKAGTALHEAALCGKTEVVRLLLDSGINAHVRNTYSQTALDIVHQFTTSQASKEIKQLLREASAALQVRATKDYCNNYDLTSLNVKAGDIITVLEQHPDGRWKGCIHDNRTGNDRVGYFPSSLGEAIVKRAGSRAGAEPSPSQAGGSSGPSAPPEEIWVLRKPFAGGDRSGSVSGVAGARGSGGHTLHAGSEGVKLLATVLSQKSVSESSPGDSPVKPPEGSTGAARAQPPAAHAGQVYGEQLPRKLEPASEGKSAEAVSQWLATFQLQLYAPNFISAGYDLPTISRMTPEDLTAIGVTKPGHRKKITAEISGLSLPDWLPEHKPANLAVWLSMIGLAQYYKVLVDNGYENIDFITDITWEDLQEIGITKLGHQKKLMLAVRKLAELQKAEYAKYEGGPLRRKAPQSLEVMAIESPTPPEPAPAECLSPKMTTFQDSELSGELQAALTGPAEGAAAATTAEKPSNHLPPTPRASIRQEPSLGGQARHMSSSQELLGDGPPGPSSPMSRSQEYLLDEGPAPGTPPKETRPSRHGHSVKRASVPPVPGKPRQVLPPGAGHFTPPQTPTKAQPGSPQALGGPHGPTPATAKVKPTPQLLPPTERPMSPRSLPQSPTHRGFAYVLPQPVESDAGPAAPGPAPAAAPPPVPTLCLPPEADVEPGRPKKRAHSLNRYAASDSEPERDELLVPAAAGPYATVQRRVGRSHSVRAPAGTDKNVNRSQSFAVRPRKKGPPPPPPKRSSSAMASANLADESVPDAETEGAGTEEGRLGVRAQRRRASDLAGSVDTGSAGSVKSIAAMLELSSIGGGGRVARRPPEGHPTPRPASPEPGRVATVLASVKHKEAIGPDGEVVNRRRTLSGPVTGLLATARRGPGESGGPADHGHFVEDGATRQRSRGPAKGEASAEGPPLARVEASATLKRRIRAKQSQQENVKFILTESDTVKRRPKAKEREAGPEPPPPLSVYQNGTGTVRRRPTSEQAGPPELPPPPPPAEPPPSDLLHLPPLPLPDTDTRKPAKPPVSPKPVLAQPVPKIQGSPTPASKKVPLPGPGSPEVKRAHGTPPPVSPKPPPPPTAPKPAKAAAGLQSGSASPSPAPSPARQPPAALTKPASTPPSLSASPAKPPSPGAPALHVPAKPPRAAAAAAAAGPPAAPDGASPGDSARQKLEETSACLAAALQAVEEKIRQEDAQGARPSSAEEKSAGSILDDIGSMFDDLADQLDAMLE, from the exons AGCTCCTGGGCTCCACCAAGAAGATCAATGTCAACTTTCAGGACGCCGATGG CTTCTCTGCCCTGCACCACGCGGCCCTGAATGGCAACACGGAACTGATCACCCTGCTGCTGGAGGCCCAGGCTGCTGTGGACATCAAGGACAACAAAG GCATGCGGCCGCTGCACTACGCGGCCTGGCAGGGCCGGAAGGAGCCCATGAAGCTGGTGCTGAAGGCGGGCTCAGCGGTGAACATCCCATCCGACGAGGGCCACATCCCTCTGCACCTGGCAGCCCAGCATGGTCACTATGATGTG TCCGAGATGCTGCTGCAGCACCAGTCCAACCCGTGCATGGTGGACAACTCGGGGAAGACGCCCCTGGACCTGGCCTGTGAGTTCGGCCGCGTTGGG GTGGTCCAGTTGCTCCTGAGTAGCAACATGTGTGCGGCCTTGCTGGAGCCCCGGCCGGGGGATACCACCGACCCCAATGGCACCAGCCCCTTGCACCTGGCAGCCAAGAATGGCCACATTGACATCATCAG ACTCCTTCTCCAAGCCGGCATTGACATTAACCGCCAGACCAAGGCCGGCACAGCCCTGCACGAGGCCGCACTCTGTGGGAAGACGGAAGTGGTGCGGCTACTGCTGGAT AGTGGGATTAATGCCCACGTGAGGAACACCTACAGCCAGACAGCCCTGGACATCGTGCACCAGTTCACCACATCCCAGGCCAGCAAGGAGATCAAGCAACTGCTGCGAG AGGCCTCAGCGGCCCTGCAGGTCCGGGCAACCAAGGATTATTGCAACAATTACGACCTGACCAGCCTCAACGTGAAAGCTGGGGACATCATCACG GTCCTCGAGCAGCATCCGGATGGCCGGTGGAAGGGCTGTATCCATGACAACCGGACAGGCAATGACCGGGTGGGCTACTTTCCATCCTCCCTGGGCGAGGCCATTGTGAAGCGAGCAG GTTCTCGAGCAGGTGCCGAACCAAGCCCATCGCAGGCGGGCGGCTCATCAGGGCCCTCCGCGCCCCCCGAGGAGATCTGGGTGCTGAGGAAGCCTTTTGCAG GTGGGGATCGCAGCGGCAGCGTGAGCGGCGTGGCCGGTGCAAGAGGCAGTGGGGGCCACACCCTGCATGCAGGCTCCGAAGGGGTCAAG CTCCTGGCAACAGTGCTCTCCCAGAAGTCCGTCTCCGAGTCCAGCCCCGGGGACAGCCCTGTCAAGCCTCCAGAGGGCTCCACAG GTGCAGCCCGGGCCCAGCCTCCAGCGGCCCATGCTGGGCAGGTGTATGGGGAACAGTTGCCCAGGAAGCTGGAGCCGGCATCGGAGGGCAAG AGTGCCGAGGCCGTGAGCCAGTGGCTCGCCACGTTCCAGCTGCAGCTCTACGCCCCCAATTTCATCAGCGCCGGCTACGACCTGCCCACCATCAGCCGCATGACCCCGGAG GACCTCACGGCCATTGGGGTCACCAAGCCGGGCCACCGGAAGAAGATCACCGCGGAGATCAGCGGCTTGAGCCTCCCCGACTGGCTGCCTGAGCACAAACCC GCGAACCTGGCGGTGTGGCTGTCCATGATCGGCCTGGCCCAGTACTACAAGGTGCTGGTGGACAACGGCTACGAGAACATCGACTTCATCACCGACATCACCTGGGAGGACCTGCAGGAGATCGGCATCACTAAGCTGG GACACCAGAAGAAGCTGATGCTGGCGGTGAGGAAACTGGCGGAGCTGCAGAAGGCAGAGTATGCCAAGTACGAGGGGGGACCCCTGCGCCGGAAGGCCCCACAGTCACTCGAAGTGATGGCCATTGAGTCGCCAACCCCGCCTGAGCCAGCCCCCGCTGAGTGCCTGTCTCCTAAGATGACCACCTTCCAGGACAGCGAGCTCAGTGGCGAGCTGCAGGCTGCCTTGACTGGCCCAGCAGAGGGGGCCGCCGCTGCCACCACTGCCGAGAAGCCCTCCAACCACCTGCCCCCGACGCCAAGGGCCTCCATACGGCAGGAGCCCAGCCTGGGTGGACAGGCTCGGCACATGAGCAGCTCTCAGGAGCTGCTGGGTGATGGGCCCCCCGGGCCTAGCAGCCCGATGTCACGAAGCCAGGAGTACCTGCTGGATGAGGGGCCGGCCCCCGGCACCCCACCCAAGGAGACCCGGCCCAGCCGCCACGGCCACAGTGTCAAGCGGGCCAGTGTGCCCCCAGTGCCGGGCAAACCGCGGCAGGTCCTTCCACCAGGTGCCGGCCACTTCACACCCCCTCAGACGCCCACTAAagcccagccaggctcccctcagGCCCTGGGGGGGCCTCATGGtcccaccccagccacagccaAGGTGAAGCCCACCCCACAGCTGCTGCCACCAACAGAGCGACCCATGTCACCCCGTTCGCTGCCTCAGTCACCCACGCACCGTGGCTTTGCCTACGTGCTACCCCAGCCCGTGGAGAGCGATGCAGGGCCAGCTGCCCCCGGGCCTGCACCTGCGGCCGCGCCCCCGCCCGTGCCCACGCTGTGCCTGCCTCCGGAGGCCGACGTGGAGCCAGGGCGGCCCAAGAAGCGAGCCCACAGCCTGAATCGCTATGCAGCGTCCGACAGTGAGCCAGAGCGGGACGAGCTGTTGGTGCCAGCTGCCGCGGGGCCCTATGCCACCGTCCAGCGGCGTGTGGGCCGGAGCCACTCGGTGCGAGCGCCTGCCGGCACCGACAAGAATGTCAACCGCAGCCAGTCCTTTGCCGTGCGGCCCCGAAAGAAGgggccacccccgcccccgcccaagCGCTCCAGCTCCGCCATGGCCAGCGCCAACCTGGCCGACGAGTCGGTGCCAGATGCTGAGACGGAGGGGGCTGGGACCGAGGAGGGCCGGCTGGGGGTGCGGGCACAGCGCCGGCGGGCTAGTGACCTGGCCGGCAGCGTGGACACAGGCAGCGCCGGCAGTGTGAAGAGCATCGCAGCCATGCTAGAGCTGTCGTCCATCGGGGGCGGGGGCCGAGTGGCTCGCAGGCCCCCAGAGGGCCACCCCACGCCTCGCCCTGCCAGCCCAGAGCCAGGCCGGGTAGCCACAGTTTTGGCCTCAGTGAAGCACAAGGAAGCCATCGGGCCTGACGGTGAGGTGGTGAACCGGCGCCGCACACTCAGCGGGCCGGTCACGGGACTTCTGGCCACTGCCCGCCGGGGGCCTGGGGAGTCAGGGGGGCCTGCAGATCATGGCCACTTTGTGGAGGATGGTGCCACCCGGCAGCGATCTCGAGGTCCAGCCAAGGGTGAGGCAAGTGCGGAGGGCCCGCCCCTGGCCAGGGTGGAGGCCAGTGCCACGCTCAAAAGGCGCATCCGAGCCAAGCAGAGCCAGCAGGAGAACGTCAAGTTCATCCTGACTGAGTCTGACACGGTCAAGCGCCGGCCCAAGGCCAAGGAGCGGGAAGCAGGTCCCGAGCCACCACCGCCACTGTCTGTGTACCAGAACGGCACGGGCACCGTGCGCCGCAGACCCACCTCTGAGCAGGCTGGGCCCCCagaactgccccccccacccccacctgcagaACCCCCACCCTCTGACCTGCTGCACCttccccccctgcccctgccGGACACCGATACCCGGAAGCCAGCCAAGCCGCCAGTCTCTCCCAAGCCCGTGCTGGCTCAGCCTGTGCCCAAGATCCAGGGCTCACCCACGCCTGCCTCCAAGAAGGTGCCACTGCCAGGTCCTGGCAGCCCAG AGGTGAAGCGCGCCCACGGCACGCCGCCGCCCGTGTCTCCcaagccgccgccgccgcccacgGCGCCCAAGCCGGCCAAGGCCGCGGCGGGGCTGCAGTCGGGCAGTGCCAGCCCGTCCCCCGCGCCCTCGCCGGCTCGCCAGCCGCCCGCCGCCCTCACCAAGCCGGCCAGCACGCCGCCCTCGCTAAGCGCCAGCCCCGCCAAGCCCCCGTCCCCCGGCGCGCCCGCGCTGCACGTGCCCGCCAAGCCGCCGCgcgcagccgcagccgcagccgcagccgggCCCCCTGCCGCGCCCGACGGCGCCTCGCCGGGAGACAGCGCCaggcagaagctggaggagaCTAGCGCGTGCCTGGCGGCGGCGCTGCAAGCCGTAGAAGAAAAGATCCGGCAGGAGGACGCGCAGGGCGCACG cccctcgTCCGCGGAGGAGAAGAGCGCCGGCAGCATACTGGACGACATCGGCAGCATGTTCGACGACCTGGCGGACCAGCTGGACGCCATGCTGGAGTGA